Proteins from a single region of Sinorhizobium alkalisoli:
- a CDS encoding cytochrome c-type biogenesis protein — MIRVLLALCLCLASLGPALAVNPDEVLADPALEARAREISAELRCMVCQNQSIDDSNAELAKDLRVLVRERLKNGDSDEAVINYIVSRYGDFVLLKPRFGAKTLILWGMPVVLLLVGAGTIFFAARRRGGRTAGAPLSDEEQARLDKLMRS; from the coding sequence ATGATCCGCGTCCTTCTCGCGCTCTGCCTCTGCCTGGCGTCCCTCGGACCGGCTCTCGCGGTCAATCCGGATGAGGTGCTTGCCGACCCCGCGCTCGAGGCGCGGGCGCGGGAGATCTCCGCGGAGCTGCGCTGCATGGTTTGCCAAAACCAGTCGATCGACGATTCCAATGCAGAACTTGCGAAGGACCTGAGAGTGCTCGTGCGCGAGCGCCTGAAGAACGGCGACAGCGATGAGGCGGTGATTAACTATATCGTGTCGCGCTATGGCGACTTCGTGCTCCTGAAACCGCGCTTCGGGGCCAAGACCCTGATTCTCTGGGGCATGCCGGTCGTTCTGCTGCTCGTCGGTGCAGGCACCATTTTTTTCGCTGCGCGCCGCCGTGGTGGCCGGACGGCGGGAGCGCCACTTTCCGACGAGGAGCAGGCACGACTGGACAAGCTCATGCGATCCTGA